In one Lolium rigidum isolate FL_2022 chromosome 3, APGP_CSIRO_Lrig_0.1, whole genome shotgun sequence genomic region, the following are encoded:
- the LOC124698197 gene encoding 1-aminocyclopropane-1-carboxylate oxidase homolog 1-like: MRAAYDRAAELRALDATFAGVRGLVASGITHVPRIFRVPDDVHRHEPPNEPTVPAGVQQEPAAAIPVINLGSADRAAVVGAVGRAAAEWGFFQVTGHGVPPESIAAAVDAARAFHEAPGGEGTDKAQLYTRDPARPVKYNCNFDLHKSKVANWRDTLYLRVDPSPPTAGELPDSCRSDVLFDYAKHVRKLWDTLFGLLSEALGLGPSHLADMGCNQGQMMLCHYYPPCPEPELAIGTTHHTDAGFLTVLLQDGVGGLQVLHENRWLDVKPFPNALIINISHLLQIISNDRFRSVEHRVVAKNVEPRVSIACFPSNPSSTKVYGPIKKLLSEDNPPLYRETLAKDYTLHHHSVGLGPKKAINDFRI, encoded by the exons ATGAGGGCCGCCTACGACCGCGCGGCCGAGCTTCGCGCGCTGGACGCCACCTTCGCCGGCGTCCGCGGCCTCGTCGCTTCCGGCATCACGCACGTCCCGCGGATCTTCCGCGTTCCTGACGACGTCCACCGCCATGAACCACCCAACGAGCCCACCGTCCCTGCCGGCGTCCAACAAGAACCTGCCGCGGCCATCCCGGTGATCAACCTTGGGTCCGCCGACCGCGCGGCCGTGGTGGGCGCCGTGGGCCGCGCTGCGGCAGAGTGGGGGTTCTTCCAGGTGACGGGGCACGGCGTGCCTCCCGAGTCCATAGCCGCGGCGGTGGACGCGGCCAGGGCGTTCCATGAGGCCCCCGGCGGCGAGGGCACCGACAAGGCGCAGCTCTACACGCGGGACCCGGCCAGGCCGGTCAAGTACAACTGCAACTTCGACCTCCACAAGTCCAAGGTCGCCAACTGGCGCGACACCCTCTACCTCCGCGTTGATCCCAGCCCTCCCACCGCCGGCGAGCTGCCGGACTCCTGCCGCAG TGACGTGTTGTTTGACTACGCAAAACACGTCCGGAAACTGTGGGACACACTCTTCGGCCTACTGTCAGAGGCTCTCGGCCTTGGTCCTAGCCACCTCGCTGACATGGGATGCAACCAAGGGCAGATGATGTTGTGCCACTACTATCCGCCCTGCCCCGAACCCGAGCTCGCCATCGGCACCACCCACCATACCGACGCTGGCTTCCTCACCGTGCTCCTCCAGGATGGTGTCGGTGGGCTCCAGGTCCTCCACGAAAACCGGTGGCTCGATGTGAAGCCGTTTCCTAACGCTTTAATTATCAACATCAGCCATCTCTTACAG ATTATTTCCAATGACAGGTTCAGGAGTGTGGAGCACAGAGTCGTTGCGAAGAATGTCGAGCCTAGGGTCTCGATCGCATGCTTCCCAAGTAATCCAAGCTCTACAAAAGTGTATGGTCCGATCAAAAAGCTGTTATCAGAGGATAACCCACCATTGTATCGAGAGACGCTTGCTAAGGACTATACCTTGCATCACCACTCCGTCGGATTGGGCCCCAAGAAAGCCATCAATGATTTCCGCATATGA